In Glycine max cultivar Williams 82 chromosome 7, Glycine_max_v4.0, whole genome shotgun sequence, a single window of DNA contains:
- the LOC100526893 gene encoding putative class I heat shock protein, which produces MSLIPSIFGGRRSNVFDPFSLDVWDPFKDFHFPTSLSAENSASVNTRVDWKETPEAHVFKADIPGLKKEEVKVEIEDDRVLQISGERNLEKEDKNDTWHRLERSSGKFMRRFRLPENAKVEQVKASMENGVLTVTVPKEEVKKPDVKAIEISG; this is translated from the coding sequence ATGTCTCTGATTCCAAGTATTTTTGGTGGCCGAAGGAGCAACGTGTTCGATCCTTTCTCCCTTGACGTGTGGGACCCTTTCAAGGATTTTCATTTTCCCACTTCTCTTTCTGCTGAAAATTCTGCATCTGTGAACACTCGTGTGGATTGGAAAGAAACCCCAGAAGCACACGTGTTCAAGGCTGATATTCCAGGGCTGAAGAAGGAGGAAGTGAAGGTGGAAATTGAAGATGATAGGGTTCTTCAGATAAGCGGAGAGAGGAACCTTGAGAAGGAAGATAAGAACGACACGTGGCATCGCCTGGAGCGTAGCAGTGGCAAGTTCATGAGGAGGTTCAGGTTGCCGGAGAATGCTAAAGTGGAGCAAGTGAAGGCTTCTATGGAAAATGGGGTTCTTACTGTCACTGTTCCCAAGGAAGAGGTTAAGAAGCCTGATGTTAAGGCCATTGAAATCTCTGGTTAA
- the LOC100790461 gene encoding uncharacterized protein, translating to MPMVDLEGTEGYIPSTEYVEDSNETLINLTDSTELLFLKLPSSNDFLSDIHGQKLFLTLHNDGKLASFEDSSGKVYDFVSYSAQEPDETVFVPSTEPKIGKISMRVSTVHYPGPKELEKLNSTNAKHAHGNSSGVTGTTSSRYFPMQSGGAASSKGSRQRSSLTEASEPSSISKRRHASKSKSNLSETSHEHSTGISSMSPNHSHEGKAKRRKHKE from the exons ATGCCAATGGTGGATTTGGAGGGCACAGAAGGTTACATACCTTCCACAGAGTATGTGGAAGACAGCAACGAAACACTCATTAACTTGACTGACTCAACTGAGCTTTTGTTTCTTAAGTTGCCTTCTTCCAAT GATTTTTTATCTGACATACATGGGCAGAAATTGTTTCTCACTCTTCATAATGATGGTAAACTAGCCAGCTTCGAGGATTCATCAG GTAAAGTATATGATTTTGTAAGCTATTCTGCTCAGGAGCCAGACGAAACAGTTTTTGTTCCCTCTACAGAACCAAAAATAG GAAAGATTTCGATGCGAGTTTCCACTGTCCATTACCCTGGTCCTAAAGAACTTGAAAAGCTCAATTCAACTAACGCAAAACATGCACATGGAAATTCTTCTGGAGTCACTGGGACAACTTCATCTCGATATTTTCCTATGCAAAGTGGTGGAGCAGCTTCATCAAAAGGTAGCAGACAGAGAAGCTCTCTAACTGAAGCTAGTGAGCCATCAAGTATTTCAAAAAGAAGACACGCGTCTAAATCTAAATCCAACTTGTCCGAGACTTCACATGAGCACAGCACTGGCATTTCGTCCATGTCCCCAAATCATTCTCATGAAGGAAAggcaaagagaagaaaacaTAAGGAATAG
- the HSP17.5-M gene encoding 17.5 kDa class I heat shock protein yields MSLIPSIFGGRRSNVFDPFSLDVWDPFKDFHFPTSLSAENSAFVNTRVDWKETPEAHVFEADIPGLKKEEVKVQIEDDRVLQISGERNLEKEDKNDTWHRVERSSGNFMRRFRLPENAKVEQVKASMENGVLTVTVPKEEVKKPDVKAIEISG; encoded by the coding sequence aTGTCTCTGATTCCAAGTATTTTCGGTGGCAGAAGGAGCAACGTGTTCGATCCTTTCTCCCTCGACGTGTGGGATCCCTTCAAGGATTTTCATTTTCCCACTTCTCTTTCTGCTGAAAATTCTGCATTTGTGAACACTCGTGTGGATTGGAAAGAAACCCCAGAAGCACACGTGTTCGAGGCTGATATTCCAGGGCTGAAGAAGGAGGAAGTGAAGGTGCAGATTGAAGATGATAGGGTTCTTCAGATAAGCGGAGAGAGGAACCTTGAGAAGGAAGACAAGAACGACACGTGGCATCGCGTGGAGCGTAGCAGCGGCAACTTCATGAGGAGGTTCAGGTTGCCGGAGAATGCTAAAGTGGAGCAAGTGAAGGCTTCTATGGAAAATGGTGTTCTCACAGTTACCGTTCCCAAAGAAGAGGTTAAGAAGCCTGATGTTAAGGCCATTGAAATCTCTGGTTAA